The following are encoded in a window of Lactobacillus acidophilus genomic DNA:
- a CDS encoding bacteriocin class II family protein produces the protein MEKLMVLNEEKLSYVIGGGNPKVAHCASQIGRSTAWGAVSGAATGTAVGQAVGALGGALFGGSMGVIKGSAACVSYLTRHRHH, from the coding sequence ATGGAAAAGTTAATGGTATTAAATGAAGAAAAATTGAGTTATGTAATTGGTGGAGGAAATCCTAAAGTAGCACATTGTGCTAGTCAAATTGGTAGATCAACGGCTTGGGGTGCAGTTAGCGGTGCAGCTACTGGAACTGCAGTTGGTCAGGCAGTTGGTGCATTGGGTGGTGCTCTTTTCGGTGGGAGTATGGGCGTTATCAAAGGCTCAGCAGCATGTGTAAGTTATTTAACGCGTCATAGACATCATTAA